A single Amphiura filiformis chromosome 8, Afil_fr2py, whole genome shotgun sequence DNA region contains:
- the LOC140159429 gene encoding neuropeptides capa receptor-like, translating to MALSMQNCNLSNSTILLTDLQWSSTEKVSILAILPTLMSIGDVTNLAFLYTVVTIPRMHTVANIYLANLAITDMLFVSQATISYVIVYLMTPIRNAAIQTQAGCWLAFLPSVLFYYVSLAMVFLVSMERYYAVCQPLKHRAFTKLGRAKTHIVISWLIGFIFAVPSTLTWGDITSINICTRKLDVNELPMPYIQTLYICQMKHPHQTIINLIAELIPSTLFCVTLIASCVLYVKVLININTQTKTTMKSSKTHIAKVKNQIARVLIINGILFFICQIPYRMNSIHEILSDNKVWSLPEDNRQLLIIFSRLSLYINSTINPFVYGAGSRYYRNAFFEAFGLCASKESNSSHIDRVKSFTPRQLTDLSESNVGTQQRTISTSIS from the coding sequence ATGGCATTATCAATGCAGAACTGCAATCTCTCCAACAGCACGATTCTTTTAACAGATCTCCAATGGAGTTCTACAGAAAAAGTCAGCATATTAGCAATCCTACCTACACTGATGTCTATAGGAGATGTGACAAATCTAGCATTTCTTTACACTGTAGTAACTATACCACGAATGCATACTGTAGCTAATATTTATCTTGCAAATCTTGCAATTACAGATATGTTATTTGTAAGTCAAGCAACCATTTCGTATGTGATTGTGTATTTGATGACACCGATTCGGAATGCAGCCATTCAAACACAAGCAGGCTGTTGGCTGGCATTTTTACCCAGTGTTCTCTTCTACTACGTGTCACTTGCAATGGTGTTTCTCGTGTCAATGGAGCGTTACTATGCTGTATGTCAACCATTGAAACATCGCGCATTTACAAAACTCGGACGAGCGAAAACACACATCGTCATTTCTTGGCTAATAGGTTTCATCTTTGCAGTTCCATCAACATTGACGTGGGGTGATATAACCAGTATCAATATCTGTACAAGAAAACTTGATGTCAATGAGCTCCCTATGCCGTATATACAGACTTTATACATATGCCAGATGAAACATCCTCATCAAACCATCATAAATCTTATAGCTGAACTCATCCCTAGCACCCTGTTTTGTGTTACACTCATAGCTAGCTGTGTTCTCTACGTAAAAGTTCTGATCAACATTAACACACAGACTAAGACCACTATGAAGTCATCTAAAACCCATATTGCCAAAGTCAAGAACCAGATTGCACGTGTTCTCATCATAAAtggcattttatttttcatctgtCAGATCCCATATAGAATGAACAGCATCCATGAGATCTTGTCTGACAACAAGGTTTGGTCTCTACCGGAAGACAATCGCCAACTTCTGATCATCTTCAGTCGTCTGTCCCTATACATCAACTCCACAATCAATCCGTTTGTGTATGGAGCAGGAAGCAGATATTATAGGAATGCTTTCTTTGAAGCTTTTGGTTTATGCGCCAGTAAGGAATCTAACAGCAGCCACATTGATAGGGTGAAGAGCTTCACACCAAGGCAACTTACTGACTTATCTGAGTCAAATGTAGGGACACAACAAAGAACTATTTCAACTTCAATTTCATAG